Proteins co-encoded in one Streptomyces sp. NBC_01283 genomic window:
- the egtD gene encoding L-histidine N(alpha)-methyltransferase produces the protein MSPFQLTRTLPEDTTDAALRADVLHGLTRTPKTLPPKWFYDARGSALFDEITTLPEYYPTRAEREILQTRAAEIAAATGARTLIELGSGSSEKTRHLIDALADLHTYVPVDVSESALTGAANTLIASRPSLNVHALIADFTRGLALPGTPGPRLVAFLGGTIGNLLPAERTAFLASVRTLLSPGDALLLGTDLVKEESVLVSAYDDGSGVTASFNKNVLAVINRELGADFDPDAFSHVAVWDREHEWIEMRLRSLAAQTVKIPALDLAVDFDRHEEMRTEISAKFREETVRAELSAADLKLTHWWTDERARFALSLSEAR, from the coding sequence CACCACGGACGCCGCCCTGCGCGCCGATGTCCTGCACGGCCTCACCCGCACGCCCAAGACGCTGCCGCCCAAGTGGTTCTACGACGCGCGGGGCAGCGCGCTCTTCGACGAGATCACCACGCTGCCCGAGTACTACCCGACGCGCGCCGAGCGGGAGATCCTGCAGACCCGCGCCGCGGAGATCGCCGCGGCGACGGGCGCGCGCACGCTGATCGAGCTGGGCTCTGGCTCGTCGGAGAAGACCCGCCACCTGATCGACGCGCTCGCGGACCTGCACACGTACGTACCCGTGGACGTGAGCGAGAGCGCGCTCACCGGCGCCGCGAACACCCTGATCGCCTCGCGCCCCTCGCTCAACGTGCACGCCCTGATCGCCGACTTCACCCGCGGCCTCGCCCTGCCGGGCACCCCGGGCCCGCGGCTCGTCGCCTTCCTGGGCGGCACGATCGGCAACCTGCTGCCCGCCGAGCGCACGGCGTTCCTGGCGTCGGTGCGCACTCTCCTCTCCCCCGGTGACGCGCTGCTGCTCGGCACGGACCTGGTGAAGGAGGAGTCGGTCCTCGTCTCGGCGTACGACGACGGGTCGGGCGTCACCGCCTCCTTCAACAAGAACGTCCTGGCCGTGATCAACCGTGAGCTGGGCGCGGACTTCGACCCCGACGCGTTCTCGCACGTGGCCGTCTGGGACCGCGAGCACGAGTGGATCGAGATGCGGCTGCGCTCCCTGGCCGCCCAGACGGTGAAGATCCCCGCGCTCGACCTGGCGGTCGACTTCGACCGCCACGAGGAGATGCGCACCGAGATCTCGGCGAAGTTCCGCGAGGAGACGGTACGGGCCGAGCTGTCCGCGGCGGACCTGAAGCTCACCCACTGGTGGACGGACGAGCGGGCTCGCTTCGCGCTGTCGCTGAGTGAGGCGCGCTAG
- a CDS encoding extracellular solute-binding protein: MSLTLVLAATVLLPGCGVLPGGEDERRTVTVWLMRGSASPEFIKRFTTDFENRNGDIDLEIRLQEWTGIGGKVKAALKAEEGPDVIEVGNTQVAQYVDEGGLYDLTLESARDLGMKDWLPGLAEPGRYNGSQYGIPWYAANRVVIYNKDLFAQAGIEEPPKTRAQWLDATERLNSGGGQGIYLAGQDWYTLAGFIWDEGGELATEAKGSRGVWEGSLHAPAALRGMDFYQRLQALGEGPRDADEEHPPQAGVFAEGDVAQIVAVPGTARAIEEANPKMKGKLGYFPIPGKTAAKPGAVFTGGSDLVVRGKTDDRAGAVAVIEALAGKKWQKDLARTMNYVPNKTTLASAVSDEEGVAAMAAGAARGRATPASPKWAAVEADNPIKEYMSKVLAGGDPATEAKAASRRITKTLDVSGP, translated from the coding sequence ATGTCCCTGACCCTCGTTCTCGCCGCCACCGTGCTGCTCCCCGGCTGCGGCGTCCTGCCGGGCGGAGAGGACGAGCGGCGGACCGTCACCGTGTGGCTCATGCGGGGCAGCGCGTCGCCGGAGTTCATCAAGCGGTTCACCACGGACTTCGAGAACCGGAACGGCGACATCGACCTGGAGATACGCCTCCAGGAGTGGACGGGCATCGGCGGCAAGGTCAAGGCCGCGCTCAAGGCGGAGGAGGGGCCCGACGTCATCGAGGTCGGCAACACGCAGGTGGCCCAGTACGTCGACGAGGGCGGGCTCTACGACCTCACCCTGGAGTCCGCCCGCGACCTCGGCATGAAGGACTGGCTGCCGGGCCTGGCCGAACCGGGGCGCTACAACGGCAGTCAGTACGGCATCCCTTGGTACGCCGCCAACCGCGTCGTCATCTACAACAAGGACCTCTTCGCGCAGGCCGGAATCGAGGAGCCGCCGAAGACCCGCGCCCAGTGGCTCGATGCCACGGAGCGGCTCAACTCCGGTGGCGGCCAGGGGATCTATCTGGCAGGCCAGGACTGGTACACCCTGGCCGGATTCATCTGGGACGAGGGCGGCGAACTGGCCACCGAGGCCAAGGGGTCCAGAGGCGTGTGGGAGGGCAGCCTGCACGCGCCCGCGGCACTACGGGGGATGGACTTCTATCAGCGGCTGCAGGCGCTGGGCGAGGGTCCGCGGGACGCGGACGAGGAGCATCCGCCGCAGGCCGGGGTGTTCGCCGAGGGAGACGTGGCGCAGATCGTCGCCGTGCCCGGGACGGCGCGGGCCATCGAGGAGGCGAACCCGAAGATGAAGGGGAAGCTCGGCTACTTCCCGATCCCCGGCAAGACGGCGGCGAAGCCGGGAGCCGTCTTCACCGGCGGCTCCGACCTCGTGGTGCGCGGGAAGACGGACGACCGCGCGGGTGCGGTCGCCGTCATCGAGGCGCTCGCGGGCAAGAAGTGGCAGAAGGACCTGGCACGGACCATGAACTACGTGCCGAACAAGACGACTCTCGCCTCCGCCGTCTCGGACGAGGAGGGCGTCGCCGCGATGGCCGCGGGCGCCGCGCGCGGGCGGGCGACACCGGCCTCGCCGAAGTGGGCGGCCGTGGAGGCGGACAACCCCATCAAGGAGTACATGTCGAAGGTGCTCGCCGGGGGTGATCCGGCGACGGAGGCCAAGGCGGCCTCGCGCCGGATCACCAAGACGCTGGACGTCAGCGGCCCGTGA
- a CDS encoding dodecin, giving the protein MSDHTYRVTEIVGTSHEGVDQAIRNGIARASQTLRSLDWFEVTQVRGHIENGEIEHYQVGLKVGFRLDDGDSA; this is encoded by the coding sequence ATGTCCGACCACACCTACCGGGTCACCGAGATCGTCGGCACCTCGCACGAAGGAGTCGACCAGGCCATCCGCAACGGCATCGCCCGCGCCTCGCAGACGCTGCGCTCGCTGGACTGGTTCGAGGTCACCCAGGTGCGAGGCCACATCGAGAACGGCGAGATCGAGCACTACCAGGTGGGCCTGAAGGTCGGGTTCCGCCTCGACGACGGCGACAGCGCCTGA
- a CDS encoding helix-turn-helix domain-containing protein, which produces MTPSKAGRAQDGAGPAPAAPAPSGSPAPPAFPVEDTAYGVARRLTQAAGRSGAELIAEAAALADGWAAVVNPVVGAVHSHPHTAGPAAVRAAAHPRTHPHLTVQQVADAVLVLGPGEATPAPRVALIAQCTADLLLVRARQAEETRGAEQRLHGAALHLLLSGRHRLATEVLGVGGGGGSTASHAAHATHPTPAPLPTHATVYRLTGSNAHTAHQALWRAAQPALPPGGPRILITRDDNELAVVALHGAQGDQSATLTLLARIAERHQLAGGAADPVPLDMLPTAWTEAGTVRNGAAAGQLVPAAGLGAHGLLRVVPTDRLTAWSAAVLRPLGRAQRRTLEAWLRSGSAQAAAPALDVSEGTVRSRLRGISALLTADLDDPTVQAQLLLALRAPEPPEPAAAPVRLPASPLPADLLGCDEARRWATALLAPLDTRLRTALRCWLRQRGRTAPAATELGLHRSTLTAWLAKCGTLLGVDLSSATVRTELHLAAETIAVPGDAVAALPRRGGRTYRGPRS; this is translated from the coding sequence GTGACACCGAGCAAGGCGGGCCGCGCGCAGGACGGCGCGGGGCCCGCGCCCGCCGCTCCTGCCCCTTCCGGCTCGCCCGCGCCTCCCGCCTTCCCCGTGGAGGACACGGCGTACGGAGTGGCGCGTCGGCTCACGCAGGCGGCGGGCCGCTCCGGTGCCGAGCTGATCGCCGAGGCCGCCGCCCTGGCCGACGGCTGGGCCGCCGTGGTGAACCCCGTGGTGGGCGCCGTGCACAGCCACCCGCACACCGCGGGGCCCGCGGCGGTGCGGGCCGCCGCGCACCCTCGGACCCATCCGCACCTGACCGTTCAGCAGGTGGCCGACGCCGTGCTCGTCCTCGGCCCCGGGGAAGCGACGCCCGCACCGCGCGTCGCCCTGATCGCGCAGTGCACCGCCGACCTGCTGCTGGTGCGGGCCCGGCAGGCGGAGGAGACACGAGGCGCCGAGCAGCGACTGCACGGCGCCGCGCTGCACCTGCTGCTGAGCGGCCGGCACCGCCTGGCCACCGAGGTGCTCGGCGTCGGCGGCGGAGGAGGCAGCACGGCCTCGCACGCCGCACACGCAACACACCCCACGCCCGCCCCGCTCCCCACGCACGCCACCGTGTACCGGCTCACCGGCAGCAACGCGCACACCGCCCACCAGGCCCTGTGGCGAGCGGCGCAGCCCGCCCTGCCCCCCGGCGGCCCCCGCATCCTGATCACCCGGGACGACAACGAACTGGCGGTGGTCGCCCTGCACGGCGCCCAGGGTGACCAGAGCGCGACGCTCACGCTCCTGGCCCGCATCGCCGAGCGCCACCAGCTGGCCGGAGGAGCGGCGGACCCCGTACCCCTGGACATGCTCCCCACGGCGTGGACCGAGGCCGGGACCGTGCGGAACGGCGCTGCCGCCGGACAGCTCGTCCCCGCGGCCGGCCTCGGCGCACACGGGCTCCTCCGCGTCGTGCCCACGGACCGGCTCACCGCATGGTCCGCCGCCGTCCTGCGGCCCCTGGGCCGTGCGCAGCGCCGGACCCTGGAGGCCTGGCTGCGGTCGGGCTCGGCCCAGGCCGCCGCCCCGGCCCTTGACGTGTCCGAGGGCACGGTCCGCTCACGCCTGCGCGGCATCAGCGCCCTGCTCACCGCCGATCTCGACGACCCCACCGTCCAGGCGCAGCTCCTGCTCGCCCTGCGGGCCCCGGAGCCACCGGAGCCGGCCGCTGCGCCCGTACGCCTTCCCGCCTCGCCGCTGCCCGCCGACCTGCTCGGCTGCGATGAAGCCCGGCGCTGGGCCACCGCCCTCCTCGCACCGTTGGACACACGCCTGCGCACCGCGCTCCGCTGCTGGCTGAGGCAGCGCGGCCGGACGGCCCCCGCCGCCACCGAGCTGGGACTGCACCGGTCCACCCTGACCGCGTGGCTGGCCAAGTGCGGCACGCTCCTGGGCGTCGACCTGTCGTCCGCGACCGTCAGGACCGAGCTGCATTTGGCCGCCGAGACGATCGCGGTTCCGGGGGATGCGGTCGCGGCGTTGCCACGGCGCGGGGGTAGGACCTACCGGGGTCCGCGGTCCTAG
- a CDS encoding SAM-dependent methyltransferase: MTEPTKLPPEIDTSVAHSARVWNYWLGGKDNFPADQQAGDAYRDKYPLIEQFARESRDFLRRTVSHLAREAKIRQFLDLGAGLPTANNTHEVAQRIAPESRVVYVDHDPLVLLHVHAMRTSTPEGATAYVLADMRDTEAVLRGAAETLDLTRPVALVINDVLGHIVDWDDALSLVRRLVEKLPSGSHLALSHSTASDEEHRKVQEEYNNSGAIPYIFREPEVTVAFFEGLELVEPGFVSWPNWRPDSTTDRTTERAGWGAVARIP; encoded by the coding sequence GTGACCGAACCGACCAAACTGCCCCCGGAGATAGACACGTCCGTGGCGCACAGCGCGCGTGTCTGGAACTACTGGCTCGGCGGCAAGGACAACTTCCCGGCCGACCAGCAGGCCGGTGACGCCTACCGCGACAAGTACCCGCTGATCGAGCAGTTCGCCCGGGAGTCCCGGGACTTCCTGCGGCGCACCGTCAGCCACCTGGCACGGGAGGCGAAGATCCGGCAGTTCCTCGACCTGGGTGCGGGGTTACCGACCGCCAACAACACCCACGAGGTCGCCCAGCGCATCGCCCCCGAATCCCGGGTGGTCTACGTGGACCACGACCCGCTCGTCCTGCTGCACGTGCACGCGATGCGTACGAGCACCCCCGAGGGCGCCACCGCCTATGTGCTCGCGGACATGCGCGACACCGAAGCCGTCCTGCGGGGAGCGGCCGAGACCCTCGACCTGACCCGGCCTGTCGCCCTGGTGATCAACGACGTCCTCGGTCACATCGTCGACTGGGACGACGCCCTGTCCCTCGTACGCCGCCTGGTGGAGAAGCTCCCCTCGGGGAGTCATCTCGCCCTGAGCCACTCCACCGCGTCGGACGAGGAACACCGCAAGGTCCAGGAGGAGTACAACAACTCCGGCGCGATTCCCTACATCTTCCGCGAGCCGGAGGTGACGGTCGCCTTCTTCGAGGGCCTTGAGCTCGTCGAACCCGGCTTCGTCTCCTGGCCCAACTGGCGACCCGACTCCACCACGGACCGCACCACCGAGCGGGCGGGCTGGGGCGCCGTCGCACGCATTCCGTGA
- a CDS encoding helix-turn-helix domain-containing protein, which translates to MARERSGRTVAHLVLATRLKTLRESAGLSFGQAAEALGAHPATVRRIEQAQTSLDAGQVSTLLSVYGASAAETEEFLGKLAAANRPGWWHPWRAVMDAWQLDLMSVESAASIIRTWHPALVPALLRTPAYSRAVDDILRPDLSPADKDRRTEFLMERQERLRTQQTRIWALTSAAALRTRVGSAEVMAGQVRSLRSAADRPEVTLQIHPLDGPAHAMTGSPPLTVYRVEVPEISDHVVREGGLPGTADVCDAHETVTAYLMLLDYSCTAAPHPHESKEELA; encoded by the coding sequence GTGGCTCGTGAGCGATCCGGAAGGACTGTCGCGCACCTGGTTCTGGCCACTCGGCTGAAGACTCTGCGCGAGTCCGCGGGGCTGAGTTTCGGACAGGCCGCCGAGGCCCTCGGTGCCCATCCGGCGACCGTCCGCCGTATCGAGCAGGCCCAGACATCCCTGGACGCGGGCCAGGTTTCCACGCTCCTTTCGGTGTACGGGGCGAGTGCGGCGGAGACCGAGGAATTCCTCGGCAAGCTGGCGGCCGCCAACCGCCCCGGCTGGTGGCACCCGTGGCGCGCCGTCATGGACGCGTGGCAGCTCGACCTGATGAGCGTGGAGTCCGCCGCCAGCATCATCCGCACCTGGCACCCGGCACTCGTGCCCGCCCTGCTGCGCACCCCGGCATACTCCCGTGCCGTCGACGACATCCTGCGCCCGGACCTGTCCCCCGCGGACAAGGACCGCCGGACCGAGTTCCTGATGGAACGTCAAGAGCGGTTGCGTACCCAGCAGACGCGCATCTGGGCCCTGACGTCGGCGGCGGCCCTGCGCACGCGGGTAGGGAGCGCGGAGGTCATGGCCGGGCAGGTGCGGTCGCTCAGATCAGCCGCCGACCGGCCCGAAGTGACCCTGCAGATCCACCCGTTGGACGGACCGGCGCACGCCATGACCGGCAGTCCGCCGCTGACCGTGTACCGGGTCGAGGTGCCGGAGATCTCCGACCACGTCGTCCGGGAGGGCGGCCTGCCCGGCACGGCCGACGTCTGCGACGCGCACGAGACCGTGACGGCCTATCTCATGCTCCTTGACTACTCCTGCACCGCCGCACCCCACCCCCACGAGTCGAAAGAGGAACTGGCGTGA
- a CDS encoding LLM class flavin-dependent oxidoreductase — MESTAQAKGSRVETTRFSVLDRSRTREGHDGPEALRDTVRLAQELEGLGYHRLWVSEHHAVPGVAGSAPTVLAAAVAAATRTIRVGTGGVMLPNHQPLVVAEQFGVLEALFPGRVDMGLGRSVGFTDGVRKALGRDKHDAEDFAAQLTELLGWFRGTSDTGAHARPSEGMTVPPFVLAIGEGATIAARAGLPMVIGDIRSRDKMLRGIEHYRASFRPSEWSSEPYVVVSGTIAVAGTPEEARRLLIPEAWSMAYSRTHGTFPPLPPAERVESPAMTMTEKERGFYESGLAGHIHGTEEQVADELETLIKESGAQEVLVTTSTYDREGLLDSFRRLARVAGLAGT; from the coding sequence ATGGAGAGCACAGCGCAGGCGAAGGGATCTCGCGTGGAAACGACCCGGTTCTCCGTCCTCGACCGTTCCCGCACCCGCGAGGGGCACGACGGCCCCGAGGCGCTGCGCGACACCGTGCGCCTGGCCCAGGAGCTCGAAGGGCTCGGGTACCACCGCCTCTGGGTGTCGGAGCACCACGCGGTGCCGGGCGTCGCGGGCTCCGCGCCGACCGTGCTCGCCGCGGCGGTCGCCGCCGCGACGCGCACCATCCGGGTCGGCACCGGCGGCGTGATGCTGCCCAACCACCAACCCCTCGTCGTCGCCGAGCAGTTCGGGGTCCTCGAAGCGCTCTTCCCCGGACGCGTCGACATGGGGCTCGGCCGCTCGGTGGGGTTCACCGACGGGGTGCGCAAGGCCCTGGGCCGGGACAAGCACGACGCCGAGGACTTCGCGGCGCAGCTCACCGAGCTCCTCGGCTGGTTCCGCGGCACCTCGGACACCGGAGCGCACGCCCGCCCCAGCGAGGGCATGACCGTCCCGCCGTTCGTCCTGGCCATCGGCGAGGGCGCCACCATCGCGGCACGGGCCGGGCTTCCCATGGTCATCGGCGACATCAGGAGCCGCGACAAGATGCTCCGCGGCATCGAGCACTACCGCGCCTCCTTCCGCCCCTCGGAGTGGTCGAGCGAGCCGTACGTGGTCGTCTCGGGCACGATCGCCGTCGCCGGGACCCCCGAGGAGGCCCGCCGCCTGCTGATACCGGAAGCCTGGTCGATGGCGTACTCACGCACCCACGGCACCTTCCCGCCCCTGCCGCCCGCCGAGCGCGTCGAGTCACCGGCGATGACGATGACCGAGAAGGAGCGCGGCTTCTACGAATCCGGTCTCGCCGGCCACATCCACGGCACGGAGGAACAGGTGGCCGACGAGCTTGAAACGCTGATCAAGGAGAGCGGCGCACAAGAAGTGCTGGTCACGACCAGTACGTACGACCGCGAAGGCCTCCTCGACTCCTTCCGGCGCCTGGCCCGGGTCGCGGGTCTGGCCGGGACCTAG
- a CDS encoding ATP-binding cassette domain-containing protein, translating into MHSPHDPFVRVRGAREHNLRDVDVDVPRDVLAVFTGVSGSGKSSLAFGTIYAEAQRRYFESVAPYARRLIHQVGAPKVGEITGLPPAVSLQQRRSAPTSRSSVGTVTNLSNSLRMLFSRAGTYPEGAERLDSDAFSPNTAAGACPRCHGLGRVHGTTEELLVPDPTLSVREGAIAAWPGAWQGKNLRDVLDALGYDVDRPWRELPQTDRDWILFTDEQPVVTVHPVRDADRIQRPYQGTYMSARRYVLKTFSDSKSQTLRAKAERFLASADCPACGGSRLRPEAMAVTFAGHTIADLAALPLSELARALESGTGSEAARVLSDDLLARIATITELGLGYLSPDRATPTLSTGELQRLRLATQLRSGLFGVVYVLDEPSAGLHPADTESLLTVLDRLKAAGNSVFVVEHHLDVMRHADWLVDVGPDAGEHGGQVLHSGPVADLEAVTESATARFLFGRETGGPREVRVPRGWLKVGPVTRHNLRDVTAEFPLGAFTAVTGVSGSGKSTLIGEVTEELDGVGRLVCVDQKPIGRTPRSNLATYTGLFDVVRKVFAATDAARSRGYGVGRFSFNVAGGRCETCQGEGFVSVELLFLPSTYAPCPDCGGARYNPETLEVTYQGRNIAEVLDLTVEAAAEFFADTPAVARSLRTLLDVGLGYLRLGQPATELSGGEAQRIKLASELQRVRRGHTLYLLDEPTTGLHPADVEVLMRQLHGLVDGGHSVVVVEHDMAVVAGADWVIDLGPGGGDEGGRVVASGPPAVVAEAAGSRTAPYLARATTGSR; encoded by the coding sequence ATGCACAGCCCCCACGATCCGTTCGTACGCGTCCGGGGTGCCCGCGAGCACAATCTCCGGGACGTCGACGTGGACGTCCCGCGTGACGTCCTCGCGGTCTTCACCGGCGTCTCGGGATCGGGGAAGTCGTCCCTCGCCTTCGGGACGATCTACGCGGAGGCGCAGCGGCGCTACTTCGAGTCCGTCGCACCGTACGCCAGGCGGCTGATCCATCAGGTGGGGGCGCCGAAGGTCGGGGAGATCACCGGGCTGCCCCCGGCGGTCTCGCTCCAGCAGCGCCGCTCGGCGCCCACGTCGCGCTCCTCGGTGGGCACGGTCACGAACCTGTCGAACTCCCTGCGCATGCTGTTCTCCCGCGCCGGCACCTACCCCGAGGGCGCCGAGCGGCTCGACTCGGACGCCTTCTCACCGAACACGGCCGCCGGGGCCTGTCCCCGGTGCCACGGCCTCGGCCGGGTGCACGGCACCACCGAGGAGCTCCTGGTCCCCGATCCGACCCTCTCCGTCCGCGAGGGCGCGATCGCGGCCTGGCCCGGTGCCTGGCAGGGCAAGAACCTCCGCGACGTCCTGGACGCCCTCGGGTACGACGTCGACCGGCCCTGGCGCGAGCTGCCGCAGACGGACCGGGACTGGATCCTGTTCACGGACGAGCAGCCGGTGGTGACGGTGCACCCGGTGCGGGACGCGGACCGCATCCAACGCCCGTACCAGGGCACGTACATGAGCGCCCGGCGCTATGTGCTGAAGACGTTCTCGGACTCCAAGAGCCAGACGCTGCGCGCCAAGGCCGAGCGGTTCCTGGCGAGCGCCGACTGCCCGGCGTGCGGCGGCAGCAGGCTGCGCCCGGAGGCGATGGCGGTCACGTTCGCGGGCCACACGATCGCCGACCTCGCCGCACTGCCCCTGTCGGAGCTGGCCAGGGCGCTGGAGAGCGGCACGGGCTCGGAGGCGGCCCGCGTCCTGTCCGACGACCTCCTGGCCCGCATCGCCACGATCACCGAACTCGGCCTCGGCTATCTGAGCCCGGACCGCGCCACGCCCACCCTCTCGACGGGCGAGCTGCAGCGGCTGCGCCTTGCGACCCAGTTGCGTTCCGGGCTCTTCGGTGTCGTGTACGTCCTGGACGAGCCGTCGGCCGGCCTGCACCCGGCGGACACGGAGTCCCTGCTCACCGTCCTGGACCGGCTCAAGGCCGCGGGGAACTCGGTCTTCGTCGTGGAGCACCATCTCGACGTCATGCGCCACGCGGACTGGCTCGTCGACGTGGGTCCTGACGCGGGTGAGCACGGCGGGCAGGTGCTGCACAGCGGCCCGGTGGCGGATCTGGAGGCCGTCACGGAGTCCGCGACGGCCCGTTTCCTCTTCGGCCGTGAGACCGGCGGGCCGCGCGAGGTGCGCGTCCCGCGCGGCTGGCTGAAGGTCGGGCCCGTCACCCGGCACAACCTGCGCGACGTGACGGCCGAGTTCCCGCTCGGTGCCTTCACCGCCGTCACCGGCGTCTCCGGCTCGGGCAAGTCCACGCTCATCGGCGAGGTCACCGAGGAACTGGACGGCGTGGGGCGCCTGGTGTGCGTCGACCAGAAGCCGATCGGCCGCACGCCCCGCTCCAACCTGGCCACCTACACCGGCCTCTTCGACGTCGTGCGCAAGGTCTTCGCGGCCACGGACGCGGCACGGAGCCGGGGTTACGGCGTCGGGCGTTTCTCGTTCAACGTCGCGGGCGGGCGGTGCGAGACCTGTCAGGGCGAGGGGTTCGTGAGCGTGGAGCTGCTCTTCCTGCCCAGTACGTACGCGCCGTGCCCCGACTGCGGGGGTGCGCGCTACAACCCCGAGACCCTCGAAGTGACCTACCAGGGACGGAACATCGCGGAGGTGCTCGACCTGACGGTGGAGGCGGCGGCGGAGTTCTTCGCGGACACGCCGGCCGTGGCCCGCAGCCTGCGGACCCTCCTGGACGTGGGTCTGGGCTATCTGCGCCTCGGGCAGCCCGCGACGGAGCTGTCGGGCGGCGAGGCCCAGCGCATCAAGCTGGCCAGCGAGCTGCAGCGGGTCCGGCGCGGTCACACGCTCTACCTCCTGGACGAGCCGACGACCGGTCTTCACCCGGCGGACGTCGAGGTCCTGATGCGCCAGTTGCACGGCCTGGTGGACGGGGGCCATTCGGTGGTGGTCGTCGAGCACGACATGGCGGTGGTGGCGGGCGCGGACTGGGTGATCGACCTGGGGCCGGGCGGCGGCGACGAGGGCGGACGTGTCGTCGCGTCGGGGCCGCCCGCGGTGGTGGCGGAGGCCGCGGGGAGCCGGACGGCGCCGTATCTGGCGCGGGCGACGACCGGCAGCCGGTGA
- a CDS encoding family 16 glycosylhydrolase, which translates to MTVHTSWRRRAALSTAALACCATALAGLPAGASAAPSPTGSAAAATFTDDFNGPAGSAVDGGKWQVETGDNVNNHERQYYTSGNKNAALDGQGNLVITARKENPANYQCWYGRCEYTSARLNTSGKFTQTYGHVEARMKIPRGQGIWPAFWMLGADIGSVGWPQSGEIDVMENVGFEPGTVHGTLHGPGYSGSGGVGAGYTLPGGEAFADKFHTFAVDWSPNKVTWSVDGNVYQTRTPADVSGKQWVFDKPFFLILNLAVGGYWPGDPDGSTSFPQQLVVDYVHVTTNT; encoded by the coding sequence ATGACAGTGCACACCTCTTGGCGCCGCCGTGCGGCGCTCTCCACGGCCGCCCTGGCCTGCTGTGCCACGGCCCTGGCCGGACTGCCCGCCGGAGCGTCGGCGGCCCCCTCCCCCACCGGTTCCGCCGCGGCCGCCACCTTCACCGACGACTTCAACGGGCCCGCCGGCTCGGCGGTCGACGGCGGCAAGTGGCAGGTCGAGACCGGCGACAACGTCAACAACCACGAGCGGCAGTACTACACCTCGGGCAACAAGAACGCCGCCCTCGACGGCCAGGGCAACCTGGTCATCACCGCCCGCAAGGAGAACCCCGCCAACTACCAGTGCTGGTACGGGCGTTGCGAGTACACCTCGGCCCGGCTCAACACCTCCGGCAAGTTCACGCAGACGTACGGCCATGTCGAGGCCAGGATGAAGATCCCGCGGGGGCAGGGCATCTGGCCCGCGTTCTGGATGCTCGGCGCCGACATCGGCAGCGTGGGCTGGCCCCAGAGCGGCGAGATCGACGTCATGGAGAACGTCGGCTTCGAACCGGGGACCGTCCACGGCACCCTGCACGGGCCCGGCTACTCGGGCTCGGGTGGCGTCGGCGCGGGTTACACGCTGCCCGGCGGCGAGGCGTTCGCGGACAAGTTCCACACCTTCGCTGTGGACTGGTCACCGAACAAGGTCACATGGTCCGTGGACGGCAACGTCTACCAGACCCGCACCCCGGCCGACGTCAGCGGCAAGCAGTGGGTCTTCGACAAGCCCTTCTTCCTGATCCTCAACCTCGCCGTCGGCGGCTACTGGCCCGGCGACCCGGACGGCAGCACGAGCTTCCCCCAGCAGCTCGTCGTCGACTACGTCCACGTGACCACCAACACCTAG